A window of Halobellus ruber genomic DNA:
ACGATTCGACGTCCTCGCGGAGATCGGCCTCCGCGGGCTCGCGGTCGCCGGGATCGTCGCCCTGGTGCTCCGGCCGCTCCTGGTGTTTCTCTCGACCGCCGGCGATCGGTTCACCACCGGCGAGCGGTGGTTTATGAGCCTTGTCGGCCCCCGCGGGATCATCCCCGCGTCGGTCGCGACCCTGTTCGCGATCCAGTTCCGGAACGCGGGACAGGCCGCAGCCGCCGACCTCCTCGTTGGGACGGTCTTTCTGGTCATCTTCGTGACCGTCGTCTTCGAGGGGGGCTTCGCCAGACGGATCGCGGAATACTTCGACATCATCCCAATGCGTGTACTCATCATCGGAGGCGGGACGGTGGGCCGATCGCTCGCCCAACGCCTCGAAAGCCGCGGCGAAAACGTCGTGCTCGTCGAACAGGACCAGGAAAACGTAGAGACCGCCCGAAACGCGGGGTTCACCGCTCACCACGGCGACGGGACCGACACCGAGGTGCTCCGATCGGCGGGGGCGAACAACGCCCGAATCGTCGTCGGTGCGACCGGCGACGACGACGTGAACCTGCTGGTCTCACAGCTGGCTCGCTCGAAGTTCGACCCCGAGACGATCCTCGCGCGGGTCAACAACCCCGACAACGCCGAGGCGTTCGAGGAACTCGGGGTCCGGGCGATCTCCTCAACGGTCGCGATCGCACAGGCGATGGACAACTACATCGAGCGGCCCTCGATGATGGACTGGATGGCCGAGATCGGCCACACTGGCGAGATCCAGGAGGTCGACATCACCTCGGAGGACCTGATCGGTCGGACCGTCGAGGAGGTCGGGCCGAAGTTCCCCGAGGACTGCCTCATCGCCCTGATCCAGCGGGACGGCGAGACCAAGGTTCCCCAGCCGGACCTGACGCTCCAGCGCGGCGACCGCCTCACGATCATCGGCGGCCGCGAGGAGGTCCACGAGGCGCTCCGGTTCGTCCATCCCGATAGGTGACGCTCCGCCGGCCCGAACGCTTCGCCACCCCGACCCGGCGGTGAATCTACGGTCCCCTGCCACGACCCCCGTTTGGCTGCCACGACACCAGGCCGCCCCGGTTTCGACGCGCTTATGCAAGTCGGACGGCAACACTTTTGGGATGAGTGACCGGGCTCTCGAAGTCGTCGAGTTCCTCCTCACGGCGAATCTCTACACGGAGGATCGCGGTCTCGACGAGAACGATCTGCCGCCGCGGTACCGCCGGGTGTTCTGGACGGAACCGTCAGAGGAAGAGGAGTCGGGCGACGACGACCCGGACGTCGTCGATATCGAACGCCCGCTCGTCGTCACCGACTCCGTCGCGCGGAAGGCGACCGGGGTCGAGCACCCCTGGGAGACGGTCTCGGACCTGCTGTTTACCCAGCGCGAGGAGTTCTCCGGCCGGCTGTCCGTCACCCAGCCCGAGATGGCGCTGGAGTGGTACCTCGACCGCGCCGACCGCGAGCGGCTCGCGACCAACCCCACGATCGCCGCCCACGCGGAGGACCGCGACGACGTCGACGTGACCCACGAGGAAGCCAGGGATCAGACCCGACCGATCCAGGCCGACCGGGTCTGGATCGACAGCCTGCTCGAGGAGTACTTCGACGCCGACGAGGACGCGGAGATGCTCGATCTCGTCCAGGTGCGTGCCCCCGAGGAGATCGAGATGACCCTCGAGGACCTGGTGTTGACCGGCGACCAGGAGGGGGAGATCCAGAAGCTGATGCAGGCGATCGAACACCGGGAGTACCTCGCGGAGATCGGGCTCCGGGAGATCGGGAAGATCCTGTTCGTCGGCCCGCCGGGAACCGGCAAGACGACCGTCTCGCGGGCGCTGGCACACGAACTCGGGCTCCCGTTCGTCGAGGTGAAGCTGTCGATGATCACCAGCCAGTATCTCGGCGAGACCGCAAAGAACGTCGAGAAGACCTTCGAGGTCGCAAAGCGGCTCTCGCCGTGTATCCTCTTCATCGACGAGTTCGACTCGGTGGCGAAGACCCGCCGCTCCGACGAACACGCCGCGCTGAAACGCGCTGTCAACACCCTGCTGAAGAGCATCGACGACATCTCCTTGATCCGCGACGAGGTGATCCTCATCGGCGCCACCAACCACCCGGATCAGCTGGACTCGGCGGCGTGGCGCCGGTTCGACGAGATCGTGAACTTCCCGAAGCCCGACCGGGAGATGCGGGCGGACATCCTCCGGATCATCACCCGCCGAATGGAGATCGACGACTTCGACCCGGGCGAAGTCGCAGAGTTGACCGACGGGATGACCGGCTCGGACCTCCGGATGGTGCTTCGGGAGGCCGTGTTGGAGGCGCTGACCGAGGAGCGGACCACGCTCACCCAGGACGACATCGTCGCCGCCGTCGAGGACTTCGAGGAGCGGGACAACCTCAAGAACATGAGCGACTTCGACAACTGGCAGGGCTCGCCCGGGGACAACTCCGGGTCGGGGACCCACGACCACGCCCACGAGATCGAAAAGAGTAGCTGAGACCCGGCCCAGCTACGTTCCCGTCGGAAACCTCTCCCGGCCGGTGACGGATCGACGCCCGCTACCCACTCGTTCGGTGCGGTCGACTCGCTGAGCGTCGCGGAGTTCTCGCCGGGTTCCGACGTCCGGACGACGCGGAGCGTTTCCCGTTCCGGTCGGACGCCTTCACCTACGGCGCGGCGTCGCCGGCGGCCACTGACGCCACAACTCGTCCCCCGGCCGACCTGCCGCCGCGCTCGCTCGGGCAGTTTATCCCTCGGCGGCGCCGAACCCGGGACGATGCGGGTCACCCTGCTGGGCACCGGCGACACCACCGGTACGCCCACGGTCGGCTGCGATTGCGACACCTGCGCCGAGGCGCGCCGCCGGGGCGTTGAGCGCACGCGGTTCTCGGTACACGTCCGGAACGAGCGCACGGGCGAGTCGGTGCTGATCGACTTCAGTCCCGACTTCAGACGCCAGTTTCTGACCCGCGAGGTCGACCTCCCCGACGCGGGGATCGTCACCCACATCCACTTCGATCACCTCGACGGCCTCGGCAACGCCTACCGGCTGTTCGACGACCTCCCCGTCTACGCGGCCGACGAGACTGACACCGTGACCGGCGAGAGCGTCGCCGACACCGTGGCCCGGAAGTACGACTACCTCGACCGGGTCGAGTCCCGGCCGCGGGCCCCCTTCGAGCCGTTCGAGGTCTGCGGGCTGGAAGCGACGCTGGTGCCGGTCGACCATCCGCCGCTGGTCTGTTATGGGCTCGCGATCGAGGACCCCGAGACCGGCGCCAAACTGTCGCTGTCGGGCGACACCACCTACGACATCCCGGCGCGGTCGCGGGCGGTCCTCTCCGATCCCGACCTGTTTCTCGCAGACGCCATCGTCCCGGCGTCGCTGTGCGAACACCACCCGCTGGGCGGGGACCACCACGACGCCGAGGGGGTACCGCGGACGTTCGGCACGAAACACATGACCCGGGAGGGGGCGCTCGACCTCGCCAGGGAGCTCGCTGCCGCCGAGACCCGGCTGGTCCACTCCGCGCACTTCTACCCCGCCGCGGAGGCGTTCGAGGAGCCGCTCGCGGTCGACGGCGAAAGGTACGACCTGTGACGCGGGCGACCTCCGTTCCGTCCGGCGACAACATTTAAATATTCGTCGCGGAGGTGCCGTGGCTGCACGCCTCCCTGTCCCCTAAACCACAGGGGTGCGTACGCTATGACGCAATGACCAAAGCAGCAGTCATCATCCTCGCAGGTACGGAGGGACACGAGAACCTCGGGCGGCTTGCCAACGGGCTCGAAGCCGCAACGGAATTCGCCGAGAACGACGACGACGAACTCGAACTCATCTTCGACGGCGCCGGCACCCAGTGGATCCCGGAACTCGAAGACGAGGACAGCGACTATCACGACCTCTATCGGACCGTCCGCGACGACACCTCGGTGTGTGATTACTGTTCGGGCGCCTTCGGCGTCGCGGACGCGGTCGCCGACGCCGGCCTCGTGACGCTCGACGACCACGACGGCCACCCCAGCATCCGCTCGCTGGTCGACGACGACTACGAGATCATCACGTTCTGAAAGCGGCGTCACGCGACGGTTCGCACCCGCGATTTATTAGCCGACCGGCTGTGAGATTCATCGAACGCATCCGATGTCCGTAGCACAGCCATGACCGTCCTGCCCCGCCTCCCGACGGCGAGACGTTCCCGGGAGCTCCGCCGGTGACGCTTGCGGCCCTCACCCCGGCGACGGCCGCAGCCGTCGCGCTCGTGGT
This region includes:
- a CDS encoding cation:proton antiporter domain-containing protein, with the translated sequence MATTGGPNLIGIVAAIIGIGVIAQILSDRFRIPSVVFLITAGVLLGPEVLGVVGPNSFGNALGAIVGLSVAIIVFEGAFHLRIDDLRSAPGATLKLITVGAAIALVGTAVAVRFLLGAAWDVSFLIGALLVATGPTVVTPILEVVPARDRVETALETEGIVNDVTAAILAVVVFEAVSLGNSSLTELLTLFTERLGIGILVGGVVGAILYYALQYIDLSPGSAPRNARLLVLAGALVAYGAADTIATEAGIAAVATAGVLLGNLGVPYEEEISAFKGDVTLIVLSFVFIALAALLRFDVLAEIGLRGLAVAGIVALVLRPLLVFLSTAGDRFTTGERWFMSLVGPRGIIPASVATLFAIQFRNAGQAAAADLLVGTVFLVIFVTVVFEGGFARRIAEYFDIIPMRVLIIGGGTVGRSLAQRLESRGENVVLVEQDQENVETARNAGFTAHHGDGTDTEVLRSAGANNARIVVGATGDDDVNLLVSQLARSKFDPETILARVNNPDNAEAFEELGVRAISSTVAIAQAMDNYIERPSMMDWMAEIGHTGEIQEVDITSEDLIGRTVEEVGPKFPEDCLIALIQRDGETKVPQPDLTLQRGDRLTIIGGREEVHEALRFVHPDR
- a CDS encoding ATP-binding protein — translated: MSDRALEVVEFLLTANLYTEDRGLDENDLPPRYRRVFWTEPSEEEESGDDDPDVVDIERPLVVTDSVARKATGVEHPWETVSDLLFTQREEFSGRLSVTQPEMALEWYLDRADRERLATNPTIAAHAEDRDDVDVTHEEARDQTRPIQADRVWIDSLLEEYFDADEDAEMLDLVQVRAPEEIEMTLEDLVLTGDQEGEIQKLMQAIEHREYLAEIGLREIGKILFVGPPGTGKTTVSRALAHELGLPFVEVKLSMITSQYLGETAKNVEKTFEVAKRLSPCILFIDEFDSVAKTRRSDEHAALKRAVNTLLKSIDDISLIRDEVILIGATNHPDQLDSAAWRRFDEIVNFPKPDREMRADILRIITRRMEIDDFDPGEVAELTDGMTGSDLRMVLREAVLEALTEERTTLTQDDIVAAVEDFEERDNLKNMSDFDNWQGSPGDNSGSGTHDHAHEIEKSS
- a CDS encoding MBL fold metallo-hydrolase produces the protein MRVTLLGTGDTTGTPTVGCDCDTCAEARRRGVERTRFSVHVRNERTGESVLIDFSPDFRRQFLTREVDLPDAGIVTHIHFDHLDGLGNAYRLFDDLPVYAADETDTVTGESVADTVARKYDYLDRVESRPRAPFEPFEVCGLEATLVPVDHPPLVCYGLAIEDPETGAKLSLSGDTTYDIPARSRAVLSDPDLFLADAIVPASLCEHHPLGGDHHDAEGVPRTFGTKHMTREGALDLARELAAAETRLVHSAHFYPAAEAFEEPLAVDGERYDL
- a CDS encoding DsrE family protein translates to MTKAAVIILAGTEGHENLGRLANGLEAATEFAENDDDELELIFDGAGTQWIPELEDEDSDYHDLYRTVRDDTSVCDYCSGAFGVADAVADAGLVTLDDHDGHPSIRSLVDDDYEIITF